One part of the Ancylomarina subtilis genome encodes these proteins:
- a CDS encoding Nif3-like dinuclear metal center hexameric protein, with the protein MKVKDIVAVIEEIAPLSYQESYDNAGLIVGRYDWELTGALICLDVVEEVVEEAIEKGLNLIISHHPIVFKGLKRFNGNSYVERTVMLAIQNNIAIYSAHTNLDSVKGGVSDKMCDVLNLKNRKILEPVSDDLKKLVTYVPCDKAEVLRNSLFEAGAGHIGNYDSCSFNSSGEGTFKANEDASPYVGERGELHYEAETRIETVFPKHLQGKVINALHRAHPYEEVAYDIYSLDNKNCQVGLGMIGELEMPMDTLAFLKKLKDVFHCGAIRYTPIVKDQVQKVALCGGSGSFLLSKAKAAKADIYITGDFKYHEFFDAEGKLIVADIGHYESEQFTREIFYEIVTKKFPNFAVRISEINSNPINYL; encoded by the coding sequence TTGAAAGTAAAAGATATAGTCGCTGTAATAGAAGAAATAGCACCCTTATCTTATCAGGAGTCCTATGATAATGCTGGTTTAATAGTTGGGCGTTATGATTGGGAGTTGACAGGTGCATTAATTTGTTTGGATGTGGTTGAGGAAGTTGTTGAGGAAGCCATTGAGAAAGGGTTGAACCTGATTATTTCACATCACCCTATTGTTTTCAAAGGATTGAAACGTTTTAATGGCAACAGCTATGTGGAACGTACGGTGATGTTAGCCATTCAAAATAATATTGCGATTTATTCTGCACATACCAATTTGGATTCAGTAAAAGGTGGTGTGAGTGATAAAATGTGCGATGTTCTGAATTTGAAGAATCGTAAGATTTTGGAACCTGTCAGTGATGATTTGAAGAAATTGGTGACCTATGTTCCATGTGATAAAGCTGAAGTGCTTCGGAACTCATTGTTTGAAGCTGGTGCTGGCCATATTGGAAACTATGACTCGTGCAGTTTTAATTCAAGTGGGGAAGGTACTTTTAAAGCCAATGAGGATGCAAGTCCTTATGTGGGAGAAAGGGGAGAGTTACATTATGAAGCAGAAACTCGTATCGAGACGGTTTTTCCTAAGCATCTGCAGGGGAAAGTTATAAATGCATTACACAGAGCGCACCCTTACGAAGAGGTTGCCTATGATATTTATTCTTTGGATAATAAAAATTGCCAAGTTGGTTTGGGAATGATTGGTGAATTGGAGATGCCTATGGACACTTTAGCGTTTTTGAAAAAGTTGAAGGATGTGTTTCATTGTGGTGCGATTCGTTATACCCCAATTGTAAAGGATCAAGTGCAAAAAGTTGCGCTTTGTGGAGGAAGTGGCAGTTTTTTACTTAGTAAGGCCAAGGCTGCTAAAGCAGATATTTATATAACGGGAGATTTCAAATATCATGAATTTTTCGATGCCGAAGGAAAGCTTATCGTTGCTGATATCGGACATTATGAAAGTGAACAGTTTACTAGAGAAATTTTTTATGAGATAGTTACAAAAAAATTCCCTAACTTTGCAGTTCGTATCTCAGAGATAAATTCGAATCCAATAAATTATTTGTAA
- a CDS encoding CoA-binding protein, with the protein MKTTLVIGASTNIERYSNKCIKLLKEHKIKTYAIGNKAGTAYKVDIETGFPHYTDINTVAIYLSAKNQKGYYDYIISLQPQRILFPPGTENPEFEIKARANGIITEQACPLVMLNVGTY; encoded by the coding sequence ATGAAAACAACTCTGGTTATTGGCGCAAGTACAAATATTGAACGCTATTCGAACAAATGCATCAAGCTTTTGAAAGAACATAAAATAAAAACTTATGCAATCGGCAATAAAGCCGGTACTGCCTATAAGGTAGATATTGAAACGGGTTTCCCACATTATACGGATATAAACACGGTTGCAATTTATCTATCAGCCAAAAACCAAAAGGGTTATTACGACTATATAATTAGCTTACAACCCCAACGCATTTTATTCCCTCCAGGAACTGAAAATCCTGAATTCGAAATAAAAGCCCGTGCTAATGGCATCATCACAGAACAGGCTTGTCCGCTAGTCATGTTAAACGTAGGAACCTATTAA
- a CDS encoding LemA family protein, whose translation MKKSIIILIVVALIAIWGISKSVGFKNNMVTMDENVNSQWAQVENVYQRRSDLIPNLVNTVKGYAEHEKATLTGVIEARAKATSVNITPGNLNAAGMKQFQAAQDGLSSALSRLMVSVERYPELKANQNFMNLQAQLEGTENRIAVERKKFNETSRQYNIYIQKFPNSFFAGLYGYQKKAYFESTKGAEKAPEVKF comes from the coding sequence ATGAAAAAATCAATCATTATCCTTATAGTGGTAGCCCTTATTGCTATCTGGGGAATCAGCAAGTCTGTTGGGTTTAAGAACAATATGGTAACCATGGACGAGAATGTCAACAGTCAATGGGCACAGGTGGAAAATGTTTATCAACGTCGTTCCGATTTAATTCCTAATTTGGTAAATACCGTAAAAGGTTATGCTGAGCATGAAAAAGCAACCCTTACCGGTGTAATTGAAGCGCGTGCAAAAGCCACATCCGTAAACATCACGCCAGGTAATTTAAATGCTGCGGGCATGAAACAGTTTCAGGCGGCACAAGATGGTTTAAGCTCAGCCTTGTCTCGTTTAATGGTAAGTGTTGAACGTTATCCGGAATTAAAGGCCAATCAAAACTTTATGAACTTACAAGCACAACTGGAAGGAACTGAAAATCGCATTGCAGTTGAACGTAAGAAATTCAACGAAACATCCAGACAGTACAATATTTATATCCAGAAATTTCCGAATTCATTCTTTGCTGGTCTTTACGGCTATCAAAAGAAAGCTTATTTCGAATCAACTAAAGGCGCTGAGAAAGCACCTGAAGTTAAATTCTAG
- the ispF gene encoding 2-C-methyl-D-erythritol 2,4-cyclodiphosphate synthase, with protein MKIRVGFGYDVHQLAEGEEFWLGGIQLDHHKGSVGHSDGDVLIHAICDALLGAANMRDIGYHFPDTSAELKGIDSKILLKKTVEIIAKKGFIIGNIDSTIALQKPKINPHIHEMQKTLARVMGIDIEDLAIKATTTEKLGFVGTEEGVSAYATVLIQKQ; from the coding sequence ATGAAAATTAGAGTAGGATTTGGATACGATGTTCACCAACTAGCCGAAGGTGAAGAGTTTTGGTTAGGAGGCATTCAATTAGATCATCATAAAGGAAGCGTTGGACATTCTGATGGCGATGTCTTAATTCATGCTATCTGTGATGCCTTATTAGGTGCCGCAAACATGAGAGATATTGGCTATCATTTTCCTGATACATCAGCCGAACTAAAAGGAATTGACAGTAAAATACTATTGAAAAAGACCGTTGAAATAATAGCAAAAAAAGGGTTTATCATTGGTAATATTGACTCAACAATCGCGTTGCAAAAACCAAAAATTAATCCTCATATTCATGAAATGCAAAAAACGCTTGCCCGTGTTATGGGAATTGACATTGAAGATTTGGCCATAAAAGCGACAACAACTGAGAAACTTGGTTTTGTAGGCACAGAAGAAGGCGTTTCAGCTTATGCAACTGTCCTTATTCAAAAACAATAA
- the alaS gene encoding alanine--tRNA ligase, whose translation MNSSELRQTFLDFFESKQHKIESSAPMVIKDDPTLMFTNAGMNQFKDIFLGNSPIKYNRIANSQKCLRVSGKHNDLEEVGHDTYHHTMFEMLGNWSFGDYFKKEAIDWAWELLVDVLKLPTDRLYASVFEGSEEDNMKRDDEAAGYWEKHLPADHIINGNKKDNFWEMGDVGPCGPCSEIHIDLRSEDERKRIPGRDLINMDHPQVVEIWNLVFMQFNRKADGSLEALPHQHVDTGMGFERLCMAMQNKQSNYDTDVFQPIIQAIAKMCGKTYGENEEVDIALRVIADHIRTISFAITDSQLPSNNKAGYVIRRILRRAVRYGYTFLDLKDPFMYRLVEVLIEVMGKHFPELIKQRELIEKVVKEEENSFLRTLANGIKLLDQIIEKTKADDFKVVQGEVAFELYDTYGFPLDLTELILKENGLVVNRREFNEAMEAQKNRSRSATAMETGDWIEILKDDKEEFVGYDYLSTDVKITRYRKMNIKGKDLFQLVFNITPFYGESGGQVGDTGYIEANGEKISIVDTKKETGLIIHITNELPSDPTLTFKAVVNAGKRELIANNHTATHLLHAALREVLGDHVEQKGSLVNPDHLRFDFSHFQKLSEEEIAKVEEIVNHKIRENAVTEIKNNIPMQQAVDLGAMALFGEKYGDLVRVVKLNESVELCGGTHVKATGQIGLFKITSEGAISAGVRRIEAITAVKAEKYINDKLNTLKEIERTFKSSQNLLKNIEALISENSEMKKGLEAFEKAQLKLVKNALKSEISETKGVNFISKKMNVKSAGDIKDIAFLLKSEVENLVFIAGADLDGKANLTIMFSDNLVKEYDLNAGAIVREAAKEIKGGGGGQAFFASAGGKDPQGIDAAISTAKKMILHKIEG comes from the coding sequence ATGAATTCTAGCGAACTCAGACAAACCTTTTTGGATTTCTTCGAATCCAAACAACATAAGATCGAATCATCTGCACCAATGGTGATTAAAGATGATCCAACATTGATGTTTACTAATGCTGGAATGAACCAGTTTAAAGACATTTTCCTTGGTAATTCACCAATCAAATATAATCGTATTGCCAATTCTCAAAAATGCTTGAGAGTTTCCGGTAAACATAATGACTTAGAGGAAGTAGGACACGATACCTATCACCATACCATGTTTGAAATGTTGGGAAACTGGTCTTTTGGCGACTATTTTAAGAAAGAGGCTATTGATTGGGCCTGGGAACTATTGGTAGATGTTTTAAAACTCCCTACCGATCGCCTATACGCCAGTGTGTTTGAAGGTAGCGAAGAAGACAATATGAAACGCGATGATGAAGCTGCAGGATACTGGGAAAAACACCTTCCTGCTGATCATATCATCAATGGCAATAAAAAAGATAACTTTTGGGAGATGGGTGATGTCGGACCATGTGGCCCTTGCTCCGAAATACATATTGACCTGAGAAGCGAAGATGAAAGAAAACGTATTCCCGGAAGAGATCTAATCAATATGGATCACCCTCAGGTTGTTGAAATCTGGAATTTGGTATTCATGCAATTCAACCGTAAGGCTGACGGTTCTCTTGAAGCATTACCTCATCAGCATGTTGATACAGGAATGGGGTTTGAACGTCTTTGCATGGCTATGCAAAACAAACAGTCGAATTACGATACTGACGTTTTCCAGCCAATTATTCAGGCTATTGCCAAAATGTGTGGCAAAACTTATGGCGAAAACGAAGAGGTTGATATCGCTTTACGCGTTATTGCCGATCATATCAGAACCATCTCATTCGCGATTACTGACAGTCAATTACCATCAAATAATAAGGCGGGTTATGTAATTCGACGTATTCTTCGTCGTGCGGTACGTTATGGTTATACTTTCCTTGACTTAAAGGATCCTTTCATGTACCGCTTAGTTGAAGTGTTGATCGAGGTTATGGGAAAACATTTCCCTGAACTAATCAAACAAAGAGAACTTATTGAGAAAGTGGTAAAAGAAGAAGAAAATTCTTTCCTAAGAACTTTGGCAAACGGTATCAAATTACTTGATCAAATCATTGAAAAAACCAAAGCTGACGATTTTAAAGTCGTTCAGGGTGAGGTTGCTTTTGAACTTTACGATACTTACGGCTTTCCATTGGATTTAACGGAACTGATTCTTAAGGAAAACGGTCTTGTTGTCAACCGCAGAGAGTTTAACGAAGCGATGGAAGCTCAGAAAAATCGTTCACGTTCAGCTACTGCTATGGAAACAGGCGATTGGATTGAGATATTAAAAGACGACAAGGAAGAATTTGTAGGATACGATTACCTTTCAACTGATGTGAAGATTACACGTTACCGCAAAATGAATATTAAGGGGAAAGATTTATTCCAGTTGGTATTCAACATCACACCTTTCTATGGTGAGAGCGGTGGACAGGTTGGTGACACTGGTTATATTGAAGCGAATGGCGAGAAAATCTCAATCGTTGATACTAAAAAAGAAACTGGTCTTATTATTCATATCACAAACGAATTACCAAGCGATCCAACGCTAACATTTAAAGCTGTTGTAAATGCAGGTAAGCGTGAACTAATTGCCAACAACCATACCGCAACTCACTTGTTGCATGCCGCCCTTCGCGAAGTTTTGGGTGATCATGTTGAGCAAAAAGGTTCTTTGGTTAATCCTGATCATTTACGCTTTGACTTTTCTCACTTCCAGAAATTAAGCGAAGAAGAAATTGCTAAAGTTGAAGAAATTGTGAATCACAAGATTCGTGAGAATGCAGTTACCGAAATCAAAAACAACATTCCGATGCAGCAAGCTGTTGATTTAGGAGCGATGGCTTTATTCGGTGAAAAATATGGCGACTTGGTTCGCGTTGTGAAGCTAAACGAGTCAGTTGAACTTTGTGGAGGAACTCACGTTAAAGCAACAGGACAGATCGGTTTATTCAAGATCACATCTGAAGGTGCTATTTCAGCTGGTGTTCGTCGTATCGAAGCCATTACAGCTGTAAAAGCAGAAAAGTACATCAACGACAAGTTGAATACGCTTAAAGAGATTGAACGCACGTTTAAGTCAAGCCAAAATCTTTTGAAAAATATCGAAGCCCTAATTTCAGAGAACTCTGAGATGAAGAAAGGTCTTGAGGCATTTGAAAAAGCACAACTTAAGCTTGTAAAAAATGCTTTGAAATCTGAAATCTCAGAAACCAAAGGTGTAAACTTCATCAGCAAAAAGATGAATGTGAAATCAGCTGGAGATATTAAGGATATTGCATTCTTATTAAAATCTGAGGTTGAAAACCTAGTGTTTATTGCTGGTGCAGACCTGGATGGCAAAGCCAACCTAACCATCATGTTCTCTGACAATTTGGTTAAAGAATACGATTTAAATGCCGGAGCGATTGTTCGTGAAGCTGCTAAAGAAATTAAAGGTGGTGGCGGTGGCCAGGCATTCTTTGCTTCTGCAGGTGGTAAAGATCCTCAGGGTATCGATGCAGCAATCAGCACAGCTAAGAAAATGATTCTACACAAAATTGAAGGCTAA
- a CDS encoding CapA family protein: protein MKVSLLQLVFFLITSPSLLIAQETTDSIPKQDCIIKSMDSIQKTDNEKLVSIIGVGDIMLGTNFPYPKYLPPQNGDNLMKSLYPYLRNATISFGNLEGAFSDTLAVTKRCQDTANCYAFRSPDFLFKHIVDAGFDVLSMANNHSGDLGVAGRLNTIEQIEKAGLSHVGLLEYPSIVIERDGIKFGFCAFAPIKGTCDINDLKEAERIVSSLNDRCDITVVSFHGGAEGSKYEHLTREREIFLGEDRGNVYEFARKMIDAGADVILGHGPHVLRAVDLYKDRFIIYSLGNFCTYSRMKVSGINGLAPILKVFTNKKGEFKKAEVISCKQIKGLGTRIDKLNKSALKLKELTQTDIPEAKLKISENGLITPIQ from the coding sequence ATGAAAGTATCTTTACTTCAACTTGTTTTTTTTCTGATTACCAGCCCATCCCTGCTTATAGCTCAGGAAACGACTGATTCGATCCCTAAACAAGACTGCATCATTAAGTCAATGGACTCAATTCAGAAAACAGATAATGAAAAGCTTGTCAGTATTATTGGAGTGGGCGACATCATGCTGGGAACAAATTTTCCTTATCCAAAATATCTGCCACCGCAAAATGGTGATAATTTGATGAAGTCACTTTATCCATACTTACGCAATGCAACAATCAGTTTTGGCAATTTGGAAGGTGCTTTTTCGGATACATTAGCGGTAACAAAGAGATGTCAGGATACGGCGAATTGCTATGCATTTAGAAGTCCTGATTTTCTTTTTAAACATATCGTTGATGCTGGTTTCGATGTATTAAGCATGGCTAATAACCATTCGGGTGATCTTGGTGTTGCCGGCAGATTAAACACCATAGAACAAATCGAGAAGGCAGGTCTGAGCCATGTTGGTTTATTGGAATATCCAAGCATCGTTATCGAACGTGATGGTATCAAATTTGGATTTTGTGCCTTTGCCCCTATTAAGGGAACCTGCGATATTAATGATCTTAAAGAAGCAGAACGAATCGTCAGCTCTTTAAATGATAGATGTGATATCACTGTTGTTTCATTCCATGGCGGAGCTGAAGGATCAAAATATGAACATCTGACCAGAGAAAGAGAAATTTTTCTGGGTGAAGACAGGGGTAATGTATACGAATTTGCTCGAAAAATGATTGATGCTGGTGCCGATGTCATTCTGGGACATGGCCCCCACGTTTTAAGAGCTGTAGATCTTTACAAAGATCGTTTCATTATCTACAGCCTGGGGAATTTTTGCACCTACAGTCGTATGAAAGTTTCAGGTATAAACGGATTGGCTCCTATTTTAAAAGTTTTCACCAACAAAAAGGGAGAATTCAAGAAAGCAGAAGTTATTTCGTGTAAACAAATCAAAGGTTTAGGTACACGAATTGACAAACTAAACAAATCAGCTCTAAAATTAAAGGAACTGACTCAGACCGATATTCCTGAAGCAAAATTAAAGATTAGTGAAAATGGCTTAATCACACCAATACAATAA
- a CDS encoding thioredoxin family protein → MQIKSLREIEVLKAQHATFCVYFSSPNCGVCQVLKPKLLDFLNETYPKIKVCQVDTAIYPDIAAQLGFYTNPSFIVFLNGQEFLRRSRSISLKEIDESLARPYNLMF, encoded by the coding sequence ATGCAAATTAAATCATTAAGAGAAATTGAAGTATTAAAGGCTCAACACGCTACTTTTTGTGTTTATTTCTCATCTCCTAATTGTGGTGTTTGTCAAGTTTTGAAACCCAAATTATTAGACTTCTTAAATGAAACTTATCCTAAAATAAAAGTTTGTCAGGTGGATACGGCAATATATCCGGATATTGCTGCGCAATTGGGTTTCTATACCAATCCCAGTTTTATCGTTTTTCTAAATGGACAAGAATTTTTAAGACGATCTCGTTCAATCAGCCTAAAGGAGATTGATGAGAGTTTGGCTCGCCCATATAACTTGATGTTTTGA
- a CDS encoding MerR family transcriptional regulator: protein MPYRETKIEKLYYSIGEVAEMFSVNTSHIRYWEKEFDIIKPKKNKKGNRFFTKADIDNFHLIYHLVKERGMTLNGAKLKLKENKEDTQNNFDVVSRLKDIKNLLLEMKEMI from the coding sequence GTGCCATATCGAGAAACGAAAATAGAAAAACTTTACTACTCCATTGGAGAAGTTGCCGAGATGTTTTCGGTGAATACCTCACATATCCGCTATTGGGAAAAAGAATTTGATATTATAAAGCCCAAAAAGAACAAGAAAGGCAATCGTTTTTTTACTAAAGCTGATATCGATAATTTTCATTTGATTTATCATCTGGTGAAAGAGAGAGGGATGACTCTGAATGGTGCAAAATTGAAATTGAAGGAGAATAAAGAAGATACTCAGAATAACTTTGATGTTGTTTCAAGACTTAAGGATATTAAGAACCTGCTTCTTGAAATGAAAGAGATGATCTAG
- a CDS encoding M23 family metallopeptidase, whose product MAKTKYRFNPESISYEEVEVSLKTRALDFLKHVASSLVLAVIIVVVLFFYFGSPKERALIRENQELLSHYERLNNEFNKMQVVLGDLEQRDDNIYRVIFEAEPIHNNIRKAGFGGVNRYEDLENLKNADLVIATSKKLDQLSKSIYVQTKSYDEVEIMVKNKFKLLAAIPAIMPIAIKDFNRISAGYGWRVHPIYKTRKFHDGMDFTGKVGTPLYATGDAVVKSVGTIRGYGKTVVLDHGYGYTTLYAHLNGYNVKRGQKVRRGEVIAFLGNTGKSTGPHLHYEVRKSGKTLNPINYYFNDLTADEYDSMVAFAANTGQTMD is encoded by the coding sequence ATGGCAAAAACGAAATATCGGTTTAATCCTGAGTCTATTAGTTACGAAGAAGTTGAAGTTAGCTTAAAGACCCGTGCATTAGATTTTTTAAAACATGTGGCTTCAAGTTTGGTGTTAGCTGTCATAATCGTTGTCGTTTTATTCTTCTACTTTGGTTCTCCTAAGGAACGTGCTCTTATTCGCGAGAATCAGGAATTGCTGTCCCATTACGAAAGATTAAACAACGAATTTAATAAGATGCAAGTTGTTTTAGGCGATCTTGAACAACGTGATGATAATATCTATCGTGTCATTTTTGAGGCAGAACCCATTCACAATAATATCCGAAAAGCAGGCTTTGGTGGTGTTAATCGCTATGAAGACCTGGAGAATCTTAAAAACGCGGATTTGGTTATTGCAACATCCAAGAAATTGGATCAGCTATCAAAATCGATTTATGTTCAGACTAAATCGTATGATGAGGTTGAAATAATGGTTAAGAATAAGTTTAAACTTTTAGCTGCTATTCCAGCTATTATGCCAATCGCGATTAAAGACTTTAATCGAATTTCTGCAGGTTATGGCTGGCGTGTGCATCCTATCTATAAAACAAGAAAATTTCATGATGGAATGGATTTTACAGGCAAGGTAGGAACCCCGCTATATGCCACTGGAGACGCTGTTGTTAAAAGTGTCGGAACCATAAGAGGTTACGGTAAAACAGTGGTTCTGGATCATGGTTATGGTTATACAACGCTTTATGCGCATTTAAATGGCTACAACGTAAAACGAGGTCAAAAAGTTAGACGTGGGGAAGTGATTGCTTTTTTAGGGAATACCGGGAAATCGACAGGACCTCATTTGCATTATGAGGTTAGAAAATCAGGTAAGACCTTAAACCCAATTAACTATTACTTTAATGACCTTACTGCTGACGAATATGATAGCATGGTCGCCTTCGCTGCGAACACTGGTCAAACAATGGATTAG
- a CDS encoding zinc ribbon domain-containing protein, with protein sequence MTTQNPKAADLKDISVEEKLRALYEMQSIDAEVDRIKTLRGELPLEVQDLEDEIVGLDTRISNLNTEVSELGDTITKKKQEIKEADLLIKKYEAQQSNVRNNREFDSISKEIEFQKLEIELCEKRIKEFTVEVANKKTQIEKSDAVLADKKADLEAKKSELDAIVSETQLEENKLNDKSAEYKNRIEDRLINAYTRIRSNARNGLAVVTVDRDACGGCFNKIPPQRQMDIRTRKKIIVCEYCGRILVDRYIVDYDNSLEKADIEAAEAKPKRRARKTKA encoded by the coding sequence ATGACTACACAAAATCCAAAAGCTGCAGATTTAAAGGATATTTCAGTTGAAGAAAAGTTGCGTGCACTGTACGAAATGCAAAGTATTGATGCTGAGGTTGACAGAATTAAGACGCTACGAGGAGAACTTCCTTTGGAAGTTCAGGATTTGGAAGATGAAATTGTTGGGCTTGACACCAGGATTAGTAATCTTAACACAGAAGTGAGTGAGCTTGGTGATACCATCACTAAGAAAAAACAAGAGATTAAAGAAGCTGATTTATTGATTAAAAAGTACGAGGCTCAACAGTCTAACGTTCGTAATAATCGTGAATTTGATTCAATCTCTAAAGAAATTGAATTTCAAAAGCTTGAAATTGAGTTGTGCGAGAAGCGTATTAAAGAATTCACTGTAGAAGTTGCTAATAAGAAAACTCAGATTGAAAAATCAGATGCTGTTTTAGCAGATAAAAAGGCTGATCTTGAAGCTAAGAAGAGTGAGTTGGATGCTATTGTTTCAGAAACTCAACTTGAAGAAAATAAGCTAAACGACAAATCAGCGGAGTACAAAAACAGAATTGAGGATCGTTTGATTAATGCTTACACTCGTATTCGTAGTAATGCTCGTAACGGGTTAGCCGTTGTTACTGTAGATCGTGATGCATGTGGCGGTTGTTTTAATAAAATTCCACCTCAGCGTCAAATGGATATCCGTACACGTAAGAAGATTATTGTTTGTGAATATTGTGGTCGTATTTTGGTTGACCGTTATATTGTAGATTACGATAATAGTCTTGAAAAAGCTGATATTGAAGCTGCTGAAGCTAAGCCAAAGAGAAGAGCTCGTAAAACGAAAGCGTAA
- a CDS encoding TPM domain-containing protein: protein MRYIKQILLILALAISSLSQAQEIPERPKNQTLVNDFANVLTNSESNALEQKLLQFYANTGNQITLVTVKSLNGYDASSFAYEIGEKWQVGKKGFDNGIVILFKPKTLDSRGQVFIATGYGLEGAIPDATANEIIDNEMIPYFKQGQIYEGINQASSVLMGLAKGEFNHQQYAKQHSRSGKGGSFGFLIPLFIILIFSFIGRSRSRGHHTMGSSGSSLPFWMLLGMMGSGSRSHGGSFNDFSSGSGGFGGGSSFGDFGGFGGGSFGGGGAGGSW, encoded by the coding sequence ATGAGATATATTAAACAGATACTATTAATACTTGCCCTGGCAATATCCAGCTTATCACAAGCCCAGGAGATTCCTGAAAGACCTAAAAATCAGACTCTAGTTAACGATTTTGCAAATGTTCTGACAAACTCAGAATCCAATGCCCTGGAACAAAAATTACTTCAATTCTATGCCAATACAGGTAATCAAATCACTCTGGTTACAGTAAAAAGCCTGAATGGTTATGATGCTTCAAGTTTTGCATATGAAATTGGTGAAAAATGGCAGGTCGGTAAAAAAGGCTTTGATAATGGTATCGTGATTCTTTTTAAACCCAAAACCCTTGATAGCAGAGGTCAGGTTTTTATTGCTACCGGATATGGTTTGGAAGGGGCGATTCCCGATGCTACTGCCAACGAAATTATCGATAACGAAATGATTCCCTACTTTAAACAAGGGCAAATCTACGAAGGAATCAATCAGGCAAGCAGTGTCTTAATGGGCTTGGCTAAAGGTGAATTCAATCATCAGCAATATGCAAAACAACACTCCCGTTCAGGCAAAGGTGGCTCCTTTGGCTTTTTAATCCCTCTTTTCATCATCCTGATCTTCTCATTTATTGGACGCTCTCGTTCTCGTGGTCATCATACAATGGGAAGCAGTGGCAGTAGCCTTCCTTTCTGGATGTTGCTTGGAATGATGGGCTCTGGTTCACGATCACATGGAGGCTCATTTAACGATTTCTCTTCCGGATCAGGTGGATTTGGCGGAGGCAGCAGCTTTGGCGACTTCGGAGGGTTTGGCGGTGGAAGTTTTGGGGGCGGTGGCGCCGGAGGTTCCTGGTAA
- a CDS encoding TPM domain-containing protein → MKSAAIFFSKEEQKAIKDAIAEAETNTSGEIRVHIENSCPDDVMDRAAYIFAKLEMQKTQLRNGVLFYLAIRDHKFAILGDAGINAKVSESFWNHTKEEILGYFKQGEFAKGLSEGIKMAGQQLKTHFPYQADDVNELSDDISFGDN, encoded by the coding sequence ATGAAATCAGCTGCCATTTTTTTTAGTAAAGAAGAACAAAAAGCAATAAAGGACGCCATTGCTGAAGCCGAAACAAATACCTCAGGCGAAATACGTGTTCACATAGAGAACAGTTGTCCTGATGATGTCATGGACAGAGCCGCATATATCTTTGCAAAACTGGAAATGCAAAAAACACAATTGAGAAATGGTGTTCTTTTTTATCTTGCAATTCGAGATCATAAGTTCGCAATTTTGGGCGATGCCGGAATTAATGCTAAAGTTTCAGAATCTTTTTGGAATCATACCAAAGAAGAAATTCTAGGTTATTTCAAACAAGGCGAATTTGCCAAAGGCCTCTCAGAAGGTATTAAGATGGCTGGCCAACAATTAAAAACCCATTTCCCTTATCAAGCTGATGATGTAAATGAGTTAAGTGATGACATCTCATTTGGAGATAACTAA